From the genome of Uranotaenia lowii strain MFRU-FL chromosome 1, ASM2978415v1, whole genome shotgun sequence, one region includes:
- the LOC129738940 gene encoding Y+L amino acid transporter 2: MVLKQRTTALELHSPTEDALVSPGSESLPPFPGPGGGGGPHGDAPGSSGSNGKMVAAEGGNDRVKMKKELGLLEGVAIILGIIFGSGIFISPKGVLMEVGAVGTSLVIWILCGLLSMIGALCYAELGTAIPKSGGDYAYIYEAYGPLPAFLYLWDATVIFVPSTNAIMGLTVASYVFQPLFAAGCSVPTIGMQLFAAVMICGLTYINAYDVRITTKMQNFFMFTKIGALVLVIIVGVVWMSLPGGTENFENAFENTETDPGKLAVAFYSGIFSYAGWNYLNFMTEELRDPYKNLPRAIYISLPLVTGIYVLANMAYVAVLTPQQILASDAIAVTFAQKAMGWGALVMPILVAVSAFGGLSVHIMTSSRMCFVGARNGHMPEILSHINVNRYTPMPSLVFLCILSLFYLFISDVYVLITYSSIVESFFIMLSVSAVLYFRYTRPDINRPIRVQLWIPVVFVIICAFLIVVPCYVAPYEVGMGVAITLAGIPVYYIGVAWKNKPAGFEAVLRGVTQFCQKIFMTAKEEEEENES; encoded by the exons ATGGTTCTCAAGCAACGGACCACAGCTCTGGAGCTGCATTCGCCGACCGAGGATGCCCTGGTCAGTCCCGGGAGTGAAAGTTTGCCACCGTTTCCGGGACCAGGTGGTGGCGGTGGACCACATGGGGACGCACCCGGCAGTTCCGGCAGTAATGGGAAAATGGTTGCCGCCGAAGGCGGAAACGATCGTGTGAAGATGAAGAAGGAACTCGGGCTGCTGGAAGGTGTGGCCATTATTTTGGGTATAATTTTCGGATCCGGTATCTTCATTTCGCCCAAGGGCGTTCTGATGGAGGTTGGAGCCGTGGGAACGTCGCTGGTGATATGGATTCTGTGCGGGTTGCTATCGATGATCGGGGCCTTGTGTTATGCGGAGTTGGGTACGGCGATTCCGAAATCGGGCGGAGATTATGCCTATATCTACGAGGCTTATGGACCGCTGCCAGCGTTCTTGTACCTGTGGGATGCAACGGTGATATTTGT ACCAAGCACCAATGCCATCATGGGCCTCACGGTGGCCAGCTACGTGTTTCAGCCGCTGTTCGCAGCCGGCTGTTCCGTTCCAACCATCGGGATGCAGCTGTTTGCCGCCGTCATGATCTGCGGCCTAACTTACATCAACGCGTACGACGTGCGGATAACGACCAAGATGCAGAACTTCTTCATGTTCACCAAAATTGGAGCCCTGGTGCTGGTCATCATCGTGGGGGTAGTTTGGATGAGCTTGCCCGGGGGAACGGAAAACTTCGAAAACGCCTTCGAGAATACGGAAACCGACCCCGGCAAGCTGGCCGTTGCCTTCTACTCCGGCATCTTTTCCTATGCTGGAtg gaaCTATCTGAACTTCATGACCGAGGAGCTGAGGGATCCGTACAAAAACCTCCCACGAGCCATCTACATTTCGCTGCCCCTGGTTACGGGTATCTATGTGCTGGCCAATATGGCCTACGTAGCAGTTCTCACCCCGCAACAGATTCTGGCTTCGGATGCCATTGCCGTG ACCTTCGCTCAGAAAGCGATGGGCTGGGGTGCCCTGGTAATGCCAATCCTGGTGGCCGTTTCAGCCTTCGGTGGCCTCTCCGTTCACATCATGACCTCGTCCAGGATGTGCTTCGTCGGTGCCCGCAACGGTCATATGCCCGAAATCCTGTCCCACATCAACGTCAACCGGTACACGCCTATGCCATCGTTGGTGTTTTTG TGCATCCTGTCCCTGTTCTATCTGTTTATCAGCGACGTGTACGTGCTGATCACCTACAGTAGCATCGTCGAGTCGTTCTTCATCATGCTGTCGGTGAGTGCGGTGCTGTACTTCCGGTACACCCGGCCAGACATCAACCGGCCCATTCGGGTGCAGCTCTGGATTCCGGTTGTATTCGTTATCATTTGTGCGTTCCTGATTGTCGTTCCGTGCTACGTGGCACCGTACGAAGTGGGCATGGGAGTGGCCATCACACTGGCTGGCATTCCGGTGTACTACATCGGAGTGGCTTGGAAGAACAAGCCGGCCGGTTTCGAGGCCGTCCTACGAGGGGTGACCCAATTCTGCCAGAAAATCTTCATGACCGCCAAGGAAGAGGAAGAAGAAAACGAGAGTTGA